Proteins from one Triticum aestivum cultivar Chinese Spring chromosome 7A, IWGSC CS RefSeq v2.1, whole genome shotgun sequence genomic window:
- the LOC123152356 gene encoding inorganic pyrophosphatase 2, which translates to MAASNDAGVVVVFDFDKTIIDCDSDNWVVDALGASQRFDELLLHLPWNSAIDAMMGELHSQGKSMDEIAGSIRTAPLSRHVVAAIKTAQALGCELRILSDANAFFIDTVLAHHGLAGYFSEISTNPASVDAGGRLRITPHHDFRHGSCSSHGCALATCPPNMCKGKVMEQMLQELSVAAVAGMRRPSRVVYLGDGRGDYCPTLKLAERDYMMPRKGYPVWDLIAGDRRAVRADVRGWADFKDLETVLLDIIHECAVAAMVEQDGGGQVVVGMVVPECCALPAPKVAMAVLPKAIHASN; encoded by the exons ATGGCCGCCAGCAATGACGCAGGCGTGGTGGTCGTCTTCGACTTCGACAAGACCATCATCGACTGCGACAGCGACAACTGGGTCGTCGACGCCCTGGGCGCCAGCCAGCGGTTTGACGAGCTCCTGCTCCACCTCCCATGGAACTCGGCCATC GACGCCATGATGGGCGAGTTGCACTCTCAAGGCAAATCGATGGACGAGATCGCGGGAAGCATCAGGACGGCGCCTCTGTCCCGTCACGTCGTGGCGGCCATCAAGACCGCGCAGGCTCTCGGCTGCGAGCTGCGGATCCTCAGCGACGCCAACGCATTTTTCATCGACACCGTCCTTGCGCACCACGGTCTGGCCGGCTACTTCTCGGAGATCAGCACCAACCCGGCCAGCGTcgacgccggcggccgcctcagAATCACCCCGCACCACGACTTCCGTCACGGCTCTTGTAGCAGCCACGGCTGCGCCCTCGCCACCTGCCCTCCCAACATGTGCAAG GGCAAGGTGATGGAGCAGATGCTGCAAGAActgtcggtggcggcggtggcggggatGAGGAGGCCGAGTAGAGTGGTGTACCTCGGCGACGGCAGGGGCGACTACTGCCCTACCCTAAAGCTGGCCGAGCGAGACTATATGATGCCCAGGAAGGGCTACCCCGTGTGGGACCTCATCGCCGGAGACCGGCGGGCCGTCCGCGCAGACGTGCGCGGGTGGGCCGACTTCAAGGACCTGGAGACGGTGCTGCTGGACATCATACACGAATGCGCCGTGGCTGCCATGGTTGAACAAGACGGTGGAGGTCAGGTGGTGGTGGGCATGGTGGTGCCAGAGTGTTGTGCCCTTCCTGCTCCCAAGGTGGCGATGGCAGTTCTCCCCAAGGCAATTCATGCGTCCAACTGA